The Montipora capricornis isolate CH-2021 chromosome 3, ASM3666992v2, whole genome shotgun sequence genome window below encodes:
- the LOC138041604 gene encoding cyclin-J-like — MMVESEWWKSQLVLEIHEVLREKEARLPPFTSSSPQLKLRRFLVDWLAVISEKLKASHGVLHLAVYYMDYFMDKFDIQEPQLHLVALSCLLLAAKFEENEEKIPTISTLNSFVHNVFSTAEFHQMELLLLNFFCWNLDLPTPVNFMEYYLVHAISPQDCQSGRNIDDCSKPMAYTRKYVHYFLEIALQDHSFMKFPPSVITSAAVAASRLRLHLCPSWTPLLIKVTSYTWEQIAPCVNIMLRAHDADEKAMSEQKVANPKG, encoded by the exons ATGATGGTGGAAAGCGAGTGGTGGAAATCGCAATTAGTGTTGGAAATTCACGAGGTTCTCCGAGAAAAGGAGGCGAGACTTCCACCTTTCACGTCGTCCTCGCCACAGTTGAAGTTAAGGCGTTTTCTCGTAGACTGGCTCGCTGTTATTTCTGAGAAGCTCAAGGCTTCCCATGGAGTACTCCATTTGGCAGTGTATTACATGGACTACTTTATGGACAAGTTTGATATTCAGGAACCACAGCTTCATCTTGTCGCATTATCGTGTTTGCTTCTTGCAG CAAAGTTTGAAGAGAATGAGGAAAAGATTCCAACGATATCTACACTGAATAGCTTTGTTCATAATGTATTTAGCACTGCAGAATTTCATCAAATGGAATTACTTCTGTTAAACTTTTTCTGCTGGAATTTAGACTTACCAACTCCGGTGAATTTTATGGAGTATTATTTGGTACATGCAATTTCGCCTCAGGACTGCCAATCAGGGAGAAATATAGACGACTGCTCCAAACCAATGGCTTATACAAGGAAATATGTGCATTATTTTCTGGAGATTGCTTTGCAGG ATCATTCTTTCATGAAGTTTCCTCCCTCAGTAATAACGTCGGCAGCAGTAGCTGCTTCAAGATTGCGTCTGCACCTGTGCCCATCCTGGACTCCTCTTTTAATTAAGGTTACATCCTACACATGGGAGCAAATTGCACCTTGCGTGAACATAATGTTAAG AGCACATGATGCTGATGAAAAAGCAATGTCAGAGCAGAAGGTTGCTAATCCCAAAGGATAA